A section of the Lepus europaeus isolate LE1 chromosome 19, mLepTim1.pri, whole genome shotgun sequence genome encodes:
- the LOC133747829 gene encoding LOW QUALITY PROTEIN: zinc finger protein 345-like (The sequence of the model RefSeq protein was modified relative to this genomic sequence to represent the inferred CDS: inserted 4 bases in 2 codons), giving the protein MERLTKHIIECSSFRGDWEWKSQFERKEVSQEGHFRQSXEDMPTFSTQHQTIHTDEKLFECKECGKDFTFLSVLIRHQRIHTGEKPYECKDCGKAFGSGANLAYHQRIHTGEKPYECKDCGKTFGSGSNLSHHQRIHTGEKPYACKECGKAFSFGSGLIRHQIIHSGEKPYECKECGRSFNFESALTRHQRIHTGEKPYECKDCGKTFSSGSNLTQHRRTHTGEKPYECKSCGMAFSSASALTRHRRTHTGEKPYICNECGKTFSFGSALTRHQRIHTGEKPYVCKECGKAFNSGSDLTQHQRVHTGEKPYECKECGKAFRSGSKLIQHQRVHTGEKPYECKECGKTFSSRSELSQHERIHTGEKPYECKECGKTFGSGSKLIQHQLIHTDEKPYECKECGKSFNSGSALNRHQRXNTGERRFEYKECGKAFQRGSELSAT; this is encoded by the exons ATGGAAAGACTTACAAAACACATCATTGAGTGTTCAAGTTTCAGAGGTGATTGGGAATGGAAAAGCCAGTTTGAGAGAAAAGAGGTATCTCAGGAAGGACACTTCAGACAGTC TGAAGACATGCCCACTTTCAGTACCCAGCATCAGACAATTCACACTGATGAGAAACTCTTTGAATGTAAGGAATGTGGGAAGGATTTTACTTTTCTATCAGTCCTTATTCGACATCAGCGAATTCATACTGGTGAGAAACCTTATGAGTGTAAAGACTGTGGCAAGGCCTTTGGTAGTGGTGCAAACCTTGCTTACCATCAAAGAATACATACTGGTGAGAAACCTTACGAATGTAAGGATTGTGGGAAAACTTTTGGCAGTGGTTCAAACCTTAGTCACCACCAAAGAATCCATACCGGTGAGAAACCATATGCATGTAAGGAATGTGGGAAGGCTTTTAGTTTTGGGTCAGGCCTTATTCGACATCAGATAATTCACAGTGGTGAAAAGCCTTATGAGTGTAAGGAATGTGGGaggtcatttaattttgaatcaGCCCTTACTCGGCATCAAAGGattcacacaggtgagaaaccttatgaatgtaaggaTTGTGGGAAAACTTTTAGCAGTGGTTCAAACCTTACTCAGCATCGGAGGACTCATACTggtgagaaaccttatgaatgtaaatCATGTGGAATGGCTTTTAGTAGTGCTTCAGCTCTTACTCGGCATCGGAGAACTCATACCGGTGAGAAACCGTATAtatgtaatgaatgtgggaagACCTTTAGTTTTGGATCCGCCCTAACTCgtcatcaaagaattcacactggTGAGAAACCTTATGTATGTAAGGAATGTGGGAAAGCTTTCAATAGTGGCTCAGACCTCACTCAGCATCAGAGAgttcacacaggtgagaaaccctatgagtgtaaggaatgtgggaaagcctttagaAGTGGTTCAAAACTTATTCAGCATCAAAGAGTGCATACTGGGGAGAAACCGTATGAATGTAAGGAGTGTGGCAAGACCTTTAGTAGTAGATCAGAGCTTTCTCAGCATGAGAGAATTCACActggggagaaaccctatgaatgtaaggaGTGTGGGAAGACCTTTGGTAGTGGCTCAAAGCTTATTCAACATCAGCTAATTCATACTGatgagaaaccctatgaatgtaaagaATGTGGAAAGTCCTTCAATAGTGGATCAGCACTTAACAGGCACCAGAG AAACACTGGTGAGAGACGTTTTGAATATAAGGAATGTGGGAAGGCTTTTCAGAGGGGTTCAGAACTTTCAGCAACATAA